The following coding sequences lie in one Streptomyces venezuelae genomic window:
- a CDS encoding HK97 family phage prohead protease: MDKKSVRAGMQIKDAAKGEVTAVFSTFDVKDKDGDVTLPGAFQDGAEVVVSAYGHTSWGGALPVGKGVIRTTKSEAVADMQFFMDTQHGRDSFFTVRELAKSGLGEWSYGFDIVEADHGTFDGEEVRYLKALKVHEVSPVMVGAGVNTRTLGVKSQKDGPGGGSSTPYRSAIRPHETAATALPWDEMKTVNELPSTAPVSDLRSVYAWVDPSGDPESKSDYRIPHHMGIGGEANVRACLAGIASLNGAPGGVSIPEADRRGVYNHLASHLNDAGREVPELRSSPGDTLKFADELAAGLVTVSALKQRARAVLALRVAKGRAPLSAAASDLLEWIHDELRDLTALIDTPQEDAAREYVRFLARNRHTGD; this comes from the coding sequence ATGGATAAGAAGAGCGTCCGGGCGGGAATGCAGATCAAGGACGCGGCTAAGGGTGAAGTCACCGCCGTTTTCTCGACGTTCGACGTCAAGGACAAGGACGGCGACGTCACGCTTCCCGGAGCATTCCAGGACGGCGCGGAAGTCGTCGTGTCTGCCTACGGACACACCTCGTGGGGCGGTGCTCTGCCGGTCGGCAAGGGCGTCATCCGCACCACGAAGAGCGAAGCCGTCGCCGACATGCAGTTCTTCATGGACACGCAGCATGGCCGGGACTCCTTTTTCACGGTCCGCGAGCTGGCGAAGTCCGGGCTGGGCGAATGGTCTTACGGCTTTGACATCGTCGAGGCCGACCACGGCACATTCGACGGCGAAGAAGTCCGCTATCTCAAGGCTCTCAAAGTCCATGAGGTGAGTCCCGTGATGGTGGGCGCCGGGGTCAACACCCGCACGCTCGGGGTGAAGTCGCAGAAGGACGGGCCGGGCGGCGGTTCTTCGACTCCGTACCGCAGCGCCATCCGTCCTCACGAGACGGCCGCCACGGCTCTTCCGTGGGACGAGATGAAGACCGTCAACGAGCTGCCGTCCACCGCGCCGGTCTCCGATCTGCGCAGCGTATACGCCTGGGTCGATCCTTCGGGAGACCCGGAGTCGAAGAGCGACTACCGCATTCCCCATCACATGGGGATTGGCGGTGAGGCCAATGTCCGCGCCTGCCTGGCCGGTATCGCCTCGCTGAATGGTGCGCCCGGTGGTGTCTCGATACCCGAGGCCGACCGGCGCGGCGTCTACAACCACCTTGCCTCGCACCTGAACGACGCGGGGCGCGAAGTGCCGGAGCTTCGTAGCAGCCCCGGCGACACTCTCAAATTCGCAGACGAACTCGCGGCCGGTCTGGTCACGGTGTCTGCACTGAAACAGCGCGCACGGGCAGTCCTAGCTCTCCGGGTCGCGAAAGGGCGTGCACCGCTGAGTGCCGCAGCGTCGGATCTCCTCGAATGGATTCATGACGAACTGCGGGACCTGACAGCGCTCATTGACACGCCGCAGGAGGACGCAGCGCGCGAATACGTGCGCTTCCTCGCCCGTAATCGCCATACAGGAGACTGA
- a CDS encoding phage major capsid protein: MPEVLEFPALKEAQGKLDNVNAKLAEIFDEAGQAYDLSKVKCIRGTSHEKAAEIRKLNDEATDLGRQVDNLVQVQKAAERTRSAQEGRETGDGADRDEHERERGKPQKSFGQLFTESAAYKQKQGRTGPESTLDIHLKTLLSESAGWAPPTVRTGRVVDYATRPIQVVDLIPQTTTSNTAVTYMEETTFTNAAAETDEGGTYPEAALALTEKSSLVRKIAVFLPVTDEQLEDVGQVQGYVDNRLPFMVRQRLDGQILNGNGTAPNLRGLLNVVGIQTQAKGSDPVPDAVYKALVKVRVTGRAIPNAVVMHPTDWQNIRLLRTADGIYIWGNPSDAGPERIWGLQVAQTDAFTSAGTSLVGDFANYIELAVRRGIDVQVSNSHSTYFVEGKQALRADMRAALVPYRPAAFCTVTGL, from the coding sequence ATGCCCGAAGTCCTCGAATTTCCCGCGCTCAAGGAGGCGCAGGGAAAGCTCGACAACGTGAATGCCAAGCTGGCCGAGATCTTCGACGAGGCGGGCCAGGCGTACGACCTCTCCAAGGTGAAGTGCATCAGGGGCACCTCCCACGAGAAGGCCGCAGAGATACGCAAACTGAATGACGAGGCCACCGACCTCGGTCGCCAGGTCGACAATCTCGTGCAGGTGCAGAAGGCGGCGGAACGCACCCGCTCTGCGCAGGAGGGCCGGGAGACCGGCGACGGCGCCGACCGCGATGAGCATGAGCGCGAAAGGGGCAAGCCCCAGAAGTCCTTCGGCCAGCTCTTCACCGAGTCCGCCGCGTACAAGCAGAAGCAGGGCAGGACCGGCCCGGAATCCACGCTCGACATCCACCTGAAGACGCTGCTGTCGGAGTCCGCCGGCTGGGCACCTCCGACCGTGCGCACGGGGCGCGTTGTCGACTATGCGACGCGGCCCATTCAGGTCGTCGACCTCATTCCGCAGACGACGACGTCGAATACCGCCGTCACGTACATGGAGGAGACGACCTTCACCAATGCGGCGGCCGAGACCGATGAGGGTGGTACGTACCCCGAGGCCGCGCTCGCGCTCACCGAGAAGTCGTCTCTGGTCCGCAAGATCGCGGTCTTTCTGCCGGTCACGGACGAACAGCTCGAAGACGTTGGCCAGGTCCAGGGATATGTGGACAACAGGCTGCCTTTCATGGTCCGGCAGCGGCTCGACGGGCAGATCCTCAACGGGAACGGGACCGCCCCGAACCTCCGGGGCCTGCTGAATGTGGTGGGAATTCAAACGCAAGCGAAAGGCTCCGACCCGGTGCCGGACGCGGTGTACAAGGCGCTGGTCAAGGTGCGTGTGACGGGCCGGGCCATTCCGAATGCCGTCGTCATGCACCCGACCGACTGGCAGAACATCAGGCTTCTCCGCACCGCCGACGGCATTTACATCTGGGGCAACCCGAGCGATGCCGGGCCGGAAAGGATCTGGGGTTTGCAGGTCGCGCAGACGGATGCGTTCACCTCCGCAGGCACAAGCCTGGTCGGCGACTTCGCCAACTACATCGAGCTGGCGGTGCGCCGCGGGATCGACGTCCAGGTGAGCAACAGCCACTCGACCTACTTCGTCGAGGGCAAGCAGGCACTCAGGGCGGACATGCGCGCCGCGCTCGTGCCCTACCGGCCCGCGGCGTTCTGCACGGTGACCGGTCTCTGA
- a CDS encoding histone-like nucleoid-structuring protein Lsr2 yields MAQKVVRTLIDDLTGEESEEIATHTFAVDGVGYEIDLTPESLDTFFEALRPFMNKGRKTGRVKNGSKARKAANSGEDTAAIRTWARDNGFEVNDRGRVPAPIREAYEKANS; encoded by the coding sequence ATGGCTCAAAAAGTGGTAAGAACCCTTATCGATGACCTGACCGGTGAAGAATCAGAAGAGATTGCGACGCACACATTCGCCGTGGATGGTGTGGGGTACGAGATCGACCTCACGCCGGAAAGCCTCGACACCTTCTTCGAGGCACTGCGTCCCTTCATGAACAAGGGCCGTAAGACGGGCCGCGTGAAGAACGGCTCCAAGGCACGCAAGGCAGCGAACAGCGGCGAGGACACCGCAGCCATCCGCACGTGGGCGCGGGACAACGGGTTCGAGGTCAACGACCGCGGCCGCGTCCCTGCCCCGATCCGCGAGGCGTACGAGAAGGCCAACAGCTGA
- a CDS encoding DUF5047 domain-containing protein: MAVQRASARLLAEIRRSHQVYAYIDVISPTQERMRLPATGGEVNCDRTASVRRTCKATCVDPLGTLVPEGPASLLTPYGTELRPYRGVRYSDGTTDVLPLGVFRLAKVSVSDGTGGSPDIQLDAYDLSRTVARDKFVSPYVIAEGTNIVDAIKAILERTFPDLSYDAISTTRTTTAPRLYDVGDDPWEAVTELATSLGCDIYFDVEGWVVIAPPVDIDALPSPDFQYMPGQGKLLDLSRVFTDEPGYNGVVLTGESPGDELPPVRAVAWDEEPTSATYHLGPYGEVPMFLTDQLIKTAEEAQATADQLLRNLLGFSAQLSITGIVNPAYEAGAVIEVVRERSHVSGLYAVDSFNVPLDAKGTQSLTLRQKRTAGG, translated from the coding sequence ATGGCAGTCCAGCGCGCATCGGCCCGCCTGCTCGCGGAGATCAGGCGCAGTCACCAGGTCTACGCCTACATCGACGTGATCTCTCCGACGCAGGAGCGGATGCGTCTGCCCGCGACCGGGGGAGAGGTGAACTGCGACCGCACGGCGAGCGTGCGGCGCACCTGCAAAGCCACCTGCGTCGATCCGCTCGGCACGCTGGTCCCGGAGGGCCCCGCCAGCCTGCTCACTCCCTACGGGACGGAACTGCGCCCCTACCGCGGCGTTCGGTACAGCGACGGCACGACGGACGTCTTGCCGCTCGGCGTCTTCCGCCTGGCCAAGGTCAGCGTCTCCGACGGCACGGGCGGATCACCGGACATCCAGCTGGACGCCTATGACCTGAGCCGCACCGTGGCCAGGGACAAGTTCGTCAGCCCGTACGTCATCGCTGAGGGCACGAACATCGTCGACGCGATCAAGGCGATCCTGGAACGCACCTTCCCGGACCTGTCCTACGACGCGATCAGCACGACCAGGACCACGACGGCACCGCGCCTGTACGACGTCGGCGACGACCCGTGGGAGGCGGTCACCGAGCTGGCCACCTCGCTCGGCTGTGACATCTACTTTGACGTGGAGGGCTGGGTCGTCATCGCCCCGCCCGTCGACATTGACGCCCTGCCTTCGCCCGACTTCCAGTACATGCCGGGGCAGGGCAAGCTGCTCGATCTCTCCCGCGTCTTCACGGACGAGCCCGGCTACAACGGCGTCGTCCTGACGGGGGAGTCGCCGGGCGACGAACTGCCCCCGGTGCGCGCGGTGGCGTGGGACGAAGAGCCGACCAGCGCCACGTACCACCTGGGTCCGTACGGCGAAGTGCCGATGTTCCTCACGGACCAGCTCATCAAGACCGCCGAAGAGGCGCAGGCCACCGCGGACCAGCTTCTGCGGAACCTGCTCGGCTTCAGCGCGCAGCTCTCGATCACCGGCATCGTGAATCCTGCGTACGAGGCGGGTGCCGTCATCGAGGTGGTCCGCGAGCGCAGCCACGTCAGCGGCCTGTACGCGGTCGACTCCTTCAACGTGCCCCTGGACGCGAAGGGAACGCAGTCCCTGACGCTGCGGCAGAAGCGGACGGCGGGGGGTTGA
- a CDS encoding helix-turn-helix domain-containing protein has product MSTDYQQAREALGLRLRDLRVNAPGSRLTGSELAERAGWAQSKVSRLERGQQTATAEDLEAFAKGCGQPEAADELKGMLRSIESRIRPWRRQLAGGHRTVQQVHNREHAAAKLFRGWEPAMVMGILQTPDYARAIFHRYAELQGTPQDAEAAVRARMRRQETLYDSTKRFHIIMWEAALQALICPPSVLAAQLDRLTGAIGLDTVELGIVPLTASLKIPPATGFWVYDDQRVIVETWHAELWVDEAANVRTYLRTWATLRESAVYGADAHNIINAARRALTAR; this is encoded by the coding sequence GTGAGTACCGACTACCAGCAGGCACGAGAAGCACTCGGACTGCGGCTGCGGGACTTGAGAGTCAACGCCCCTGGTAGTCGGCTCACCGGTAGCGAGCTGGCCGAACGCGCCGGATGGGCGCAGTCGAAGGTCAGCCGCCTGGAGCGCGGCCAGCAGACGGCGACAGCCGAGGACTTGGAGGCCTTCGCGAAAGGATGCGGCCAGCCGGAAGCAGCCGATGAACTCAAGGGGATGCTGCGCAGCATAGAGTCCCGGATCAGGCCGTGGCGCCGCCAGCTCGCGGGCGGACACCGCACGGTGCAGCAGGTGCACAACCGGGAACACGCCGCCGCCAAGCTCTTCCGGGGCTGGGAACCGGCCATGGTCATGGGGATTCTCCAGACCCCGGATTACGCCCGCGCCATCTTCCACCGGTACGCGGAACTGCAAGGCACACCCCAGGATGCCGAAGCCGCGGTGCGTGCGCGCATGAGGCGCCAGGAGACGCTGTACGACTCCACCAAGCGGTTCCACATCATCATGTGGGAGGCGGCGCTCCAGGCCCTCATCTGCCCGCCGTCGGTGCTGGCCGCACAGCTCGACCGGCTGACCGGTGCGATCGGGCTCGACACCGTGGAGCTGGGGATCGTCCCGCTGACGGCATCCCTGAAGATCCCGCCCGCCACGGGCTTCTGGGTGTACGACGACCAGCGCGTGATCGTGGAGACGTGGCACGCAGAGCTGTGGGTCGACGAGGCAGCGAACGTCCGCACGTACCTGCGCACCTGGGCAACCCTGCGCGAGTCCGCCGTCTACGGCGCCGACGCCCACAACATCATCAACGCCGCCAGACGGGCGCTGACGGCGCGGTAG
- a CDS encoding DUF6879 family protein gives MRHLRFNGTGSGVNGCPALHEDLETGEIIVHGPPVTDPEDLAQLRHFGAGETAIVVPPQLLVDFGPKEVQRVPDIIGLDEFDRLFTQFEHTAWRLETRRRYASDEGTDTYAQFLAGRPVDWDGVDAAWCKERREQTALGKTFGRVRIIDEPPTPGQLYLLDNARRNSAVGEDIRSLWRRDADRLNLPAEDFWIFDSRLVALLNFDDDDNLQDVELITEPVAVNRYAQARDAAMHYAVPYQEAAARVVAEK, from the coding sequence ATGCGGCATCTGCGCTTCAACGGCACGGGCAGCGGCGTCAACGGCTGCCCCGCCCTCCATGAAGACCTTGAGACCGGTGAGATCATCGTGCACGGCCCCCCGGTCACCGACCCGGAAGACCTTGCCCAGCTCCGGCACTTCGGAGCAGGCGAGACAGCGATCGTCGTACCACCGCAACTGCTGGTGGACTTCGGCCCCAAGGAGGTTCAGCGCGTGCCGGACATCATCGGTCTCGACGAGTTCGACCGGCTGTTCACGCAGTTCGAGCACACCGCCTGGCGCTTGGAGACGCGGCGCCGGTACGCGAGCGACGAAGGAACGGACACCTATGCCCAGTTCCTCGCCGGCCGCCCGGTGGACTGGGACGGCGTCGATGCCGCGTGGTGCAAGGAGCGGCGCGAACAGACCGCACTCGGCAAGACCTTCGGCCGCGTGCGGATCATCGACGAGCCGCCCACGCCTGGGCAGCTCTACCTGCTCGACAACGCGCGCAGGAACAGCGCGGTCGGCGAAGACATCCGGAGCCTGTGGCGCCGCGATGCCGACCGGCTGAACCTTCCGGCAGAGGACTTCTGGATCTTCGATTCCCGGCTGGTCGCCCTGCTCAACTTCGATGACGACGACAACCTGCAAGACGTCGAACTCATCACCGAACCGGTGGCAGTGAACCGGTACGCCCAGGCGCGGGACGCGGCGATGCACTACGCCGTCCCCTATCAGGAAGCCGCGGCCCGGGTGGTCGCGGAGAAGTAG
- a CDS encoding recombinase family protein, producing the protein MRAVIYARVSTEEQAKGYGIGAGVKRCMRHIEKKDWFFVATFADEGVSGSLPWDERPDLTRLMEMARQEPCPFDVVVVPEGRVIGRVDKAYYPWVWGLEKYDVFVADAKLDIDNTTDDGRDKMREEANYAFKEYTRTRARTQGGMQEHAEAGGYTGGYVPWPYEVANMGKKKESRLVVDPAGLPAARRGRELFVRLRNWDQSADLLNAEQLYTQSGLPWTGANLRARLTGDAILRRRLIFRKASKAKLARDGTPLHGAPVVIDLPPVFTDQETEELKAAIKLAEKGPALNRGRVYPISGRFTCLCGGTYTGWNPTGKRTAKYRCNRGGPQCKLVPADAIEKDVWRRVRAKLSDFDRLKKVAADWVTAAASRDVNFEDRIRELDARIERQRKVVKVTRSVAVSEAVDRGLDEAEAVAAATDAVRPLNKQLADLEKLRADTAQWQTEAAEASMRADDLMELARAAQERFGRMPLDKQARFLALLEAEVTMTGPAPRGKAGARCSLVAWFRENGFRVPTLTDGAWGQVRDIVPAAPGRDPRRALAGILEKARTGVAWSKLPAEFGDGGALRKVALEWMPEVLPDVMARLSDSPGEEPFDPAPIPLTTVRLWVMPELLLGSDEHFHARACSPA; encoded by the coding sequence ATGCGGGCCGTCATCTACGCCCGGGTCAGCACGGAGGAACAGGCCAAGGGATACGGCATCGGCGCGGGCGTGAAGCGCTGCATGCGTCACATCGAGAAGAAGGACTGGTTCTTCGTCGCGACCTTTGCCGACGAAGGAGTCTCCGGTTCCCTCCCGTGGGACGAACGCCCGGACCTGACGCGGCTGATGGAGATGGCGCGGCAGGAGCCCTGCCCCTTCGATGTGGTCGTGGTGCCCGAAGGGCGGGTGATCGGCCGCGTCGACAAGGCCTACTACCCCTGGGTGTGGGGGCTGGAGAAGTACGACGTCTTCGTGGCCGACGCCAAGCTGGACATCGACAACACCACCGACGACGGCCGCGACAAGATGCGCGAAGAGGCGAATTACGCCTTCAAGGAATACACACGCACTCGCGCGCGCACGCAGGGCGGCATGCAGGAGCACGCCGAAGCCGGGGGATACACCGGTGGCTATGTCCCGTGGCCGTACGAGGTCGCGAACATGGGCAAGAAGAAGGAGAGCCGCCTGGTCGTGGACCCGGCGGGACTGCCTGCCGCACGACGGGGGCGTGAGCTGTTCGTCCGCCTGCGCAACTGGGACCAGTCCGCTGACCTTCTCAATGCGGAGCAGCTGTACACCCAGAGCGGTCTGCCGTGGACGGGCGCCAATTTACGCGCCCGTCTGACCGGGGACGCCATCCTGCGCCGCAGGCTGATCTTCCGCAAGGCGTCGAAGGCGAAGCTGGCCCGCGACGGCACCCCGCTGCACGGCGCACCGGTCGTCATCGACCTGCCACCTGTCTTCACGGACCAGGAGACGGAAGAGCTGAAGGCGGCCATCAAGCTGGCCGAGAAAGGGCCGGCCCTGAACCGGGGGCGGGTCTACCCGATCAGCGGGCGGTTCACCTGCCTGTGCGGCGGCACGTACACGGGATGGAATCCCACCGGCAAGCGCACCGCCAAGTACCGCTGCAACCGCGGTGGTCCGCAGTGCAAGCTGGTTCCGGCGGATGCCATCGAGAAGGACGTCTGGCGCAGGGTGCGAGCAAAACTCAGCGACTTCGACCGGCTAAAGAAAGTAGCGGCCGACTGGGTCACCGCGGCAGCCAGCCGGGATGTGAACTTCGAGGACCGCATCCGGGAGCTGGACGCCAGGATCGAGCGGCAGCGGAAGGTCGTCAAAGTCACCCGGTCCGTCGCCGTCAGTGAGGCGGTCGACCGCGGCCTGGACGAAGCGGAGGCCGTCGCCGCGGCGACGGACGCCGTACGCCCGCTCAACAAGCAACTGGCCGACCTGGAGAAGCTGCGCGCGGATACTGCTCAGTGGCAGACGGAAGCCGCGGAAGCGTCCATGCGTGCGGACGATCTGATGGAGCTGGCCAGGGCGGCACAGGAGCGCTTCGGCCGCATGCCACTGGACAAGCAGGCCCGGTTCCTGGCACTGCTCGAAGCCGAGGTGACCATGACGGGCCCGGCGCCGCGCGGCAAGGCAGGGGCCCGCTGTTCCCTGGTCGCCTGGTTCCGTGAGAACGGCTTCCGTGTGCCCACGCTCACGGACGGGGCGTGGGGGCAGGTGCGGGACATCGTCCCCGCGGCCCCGGGGCGTGACCCCCGGCGAGCGCTGGCGGGCATCCTGGAGAAGGCACGTACTGGTGTCGCCTGGTCGAAGCTCCCCGCGGAGTTCGGCGACGGCGGGGCCCTGCGCAAGGTCGCCCTGGAGTGGATGCCGGAGGTGTTGCCCGACGTCATGGCCAGACTCTCGGACTCGCCCGGCGAGGAGCCGTTCGACCCGGCGCCCATTCCCTTGACGACGGTCCGGCTGTGGGTCATGCCGGAACTGCTGCTCGGGAGTGATGAGCACTTCCATGCACGCGCGTGCAGCCCAGCATGA
- a CDS encoding universal stress protein: protein MSEDQSQQFERGTDGPKVIVVGVDGSDSSLRAAAYAGGLARRQRALLAVVYIQPVMAAGAAFGVPVAETTDEIAEGLIAEIRAATERVKDIFDVRWEFHTFRGDPYSGLVTAADDLKADAVVVGASEQAGHRIVGSVAVRLVKAGRWPVTVVP from the coding sequence GTGAGTGAAGACCAGTCCCAGCAGTTCGAACGCGGCACCGACGGGCCCAAGGTGATCGTCGTCGGGGTCGACGGCTCCGACTCCTCGCTGAGAGCGGCGGCCTATGCCGGTGGTCTGGCGCGTCGGCAGCGGGCCCTGCTCGCGGTCGTGTACATCCAGCCGGTGATGGCGGCGGGCGCCGCGTTCGGGGTGCCGGTCGCCGAGACCACCGACGAGATCGCCGAGGGCCTCATCGCGGAGATCCGGGCCGCGACCGAGCGGGTGAAGGACATATTCGACGTCCGCTGGGAGTTCCACACGTTCCGCGGCGACCCCTACTCCGGCCTGGTCACCGCCGCCGACGACCTCAAGGCCGACGCCGTCGTCGTGGGCGCCTCCGAGCAGGCGGGCCACCGCATCGTGGGCTCGGTCGCCGTCCGTCTGGTGAAGGCGGGCCGCTGGCCGGTCACGGTGGTTCCGTAG